A single region of the Salvia splendens isolate huo1 chromosome 18, SspV2, whole genome shotgun sequence genome encodes:
- the LOC121775711 gene encoding uncharacterized membrane protein At1g16860-like, whose product MSVRSGSHQLSNGLMVSGRPEHQLKERQPTMGSRAVPYTGGDVKKSGELGRMYGVDLSSSDHHPPQPVPPKLPSRHNSGSARSGPNSGKNSGPISKKSSSSSFSGPITPIQPTGLITSGTMGSNRRSGQLDSASAAAAPAASSFKKVSYGSAVTSLGEGVKLGFRVSRVVVWMFLVVVVMGLVVGVFLMASVKKPVILVAVVAVVVLIVVIFVWNYAYRNRGVLGFLKKFPDAELRGAVDGQFVKVTGVVTCGSIPLETSFQKVQRCVYASSELYEYRGCGVKPANAKQRWFSWGCTYSERHVADFYISDFQSGLRALVKAGYGAKVAPFVKSKTVVDVTKDSSKLSPNFLHWLSERGQSSDDRLMRLKEGYIKEGSTVSVMGVVQRLDNVLMIVPPSEPVSTGCRWPCCLLPTYIEGLTLTCDESQSADVIPV is encoded by the exons ATGAGCGTCCGAAGCGGGTCGCACCAGCTGAGCAACGGGCTCATGGTCTCGGGCCGGCCCGAGCACCAGCTCAAGGAGCGCCAGCCCACAATGGGCTCACGTGCCGTCCCCTACACCGGCGGCGACGTCAAAAAATCCGGCGAGCTCGGCAGAATGTACGGCGTCGACCTTTCCAGTTCCGACCACCACCCTCCCCAGCCCGTCCCCCCGAAACTCCCCTCGCGCCACAACAGTGGATCCGCTAGATCCGGCCCTAATTCCGGGAAGAATTCGGGCCCAATCAGCAAAAAATCCTCGTCCTCTTCCTTCTCCGGCCCGATTACGCCGATTCAGCCCACCGGACTCATCACCTCGGGCACAATGGGCTCGAATCGGAGGTCGGGGCAGCTTGATTCCGCTTCCGCCGCGGCGGCTCCGGCAGCGAGCTCGTTTAAAAAGGTTTCGTACGGCTCCGCGGTGACTAGTTTGGGCGAGGGGGTGaaattagggtttagggtttcgAGGGTGGTAGTGTGGATgtttttggtggtggtggtgatggggCTGGTGGTGGGGGTGTTTCTCATGGCGTCGGTGAAGAAGCCTGTGATTCTGGTGGCGGTGGTGGCCGTGGTGGTGCTGATTGTCGTGATTTTCGTGTGGAATTACGCGTACCGGAATCGCGGCGTTTTGGGATTTTTGAAGAAGTTTCCCGATGCGGAGCTCAGGGGCGCCGTCGATGGGCAGTTCGTCAAGGTCACCGGG GTCGTCACTTGTGGAAGCATACCCCTTGAAACTTCTTTTCAGAAGGTACAAAGATGTGTGTATGCATCCTCGGAACTATATGAATACAGAGGTTGTGGTGTAAAACCAGCTAATGCCAAACAAAGATGGTTCTCTTGGGGATGCACATACTCAGAG AGGCATGTTGCGGATTTTTATATATCGGATTTTCAGTCTGGTTTAAGagctcttgtgaaagcaggctATGGTGCTAAAGTTGCCCCTTTTGTTAAATCAAAAACAGTAGTTGATGTCACCAAGGACTCCAGCAAACTATCTCCAAACTTTCTACATTGGCTTTCTGAACGAGGCCAGTCAAGTGATGACCGTCTAATGCGGCTCAAAGAAGG ATATATAAAAGAAGGAAGTACCGTGAGTGTTATGGGTGTGGTTCAACGACTAGACAACGTGCTCATGATCGTCCCACCTTCTGAGCCGGTATCAACTGGGTGTCGCTGGCCATGTTGTCTTCTCCCCACATACATAGAAGGCCTTACTTTGACTTGTGACGAAAGTCAAAGTGCAGACGTGATCCCTGTGTAA
- the LOC121776040 gene encoding glycosyltransferase BC10-like produces the protein MTKKAQASMKPGLSMRHVLCFGWKLVILVSVALCVFAYLRIQQYSQSTAALPRKSRSLTYDFSGNPKIAFLFLVRRNLPLDFLWESFFENVDRANFSIYIHSEPNFVFDESATRSAIFFDRQLRKNIKVAWGEASMIQAERLLFEEALQDPANQRFVLLSDSCVPLYNFSYIYHYLMGSPRSFVDSFLDKKDVRYNPKMSPAIPKQKWRKGSQWVTLIRSHAEEVVDDEIVFPIFKKFCKRRPPVDASKGRKNLKLQKQHNCIPDEHYVQTLLAMKDLETELERRTVTYTVWNQSTTNTDNGGWHPFTFSYANAGSEQIKRIKDIDHVYYETEYRTEWCSNNSTSVPCFLFARKFSQGAAMRLLSQGVVGNFDVSALLDAPP, from the exons ATGACGAAGAAGGCACAGGCATCGATGAAGCCGGGGCTGTCGATGCGCCACGTGCTGTGTTTCGGGTGGAAGCTGGTGATTCTAGTTTCCGTCGCGCTTTGCGTCTTCGCTTATCTCAGAATCCAGCAGTATTCGCAGTCCACGGCTGCTCTGCCGCGGAAATCTCGCTCTCTCACCTACGATTTCAGCGGCAATCCTAAGATCGCCTTCCTGTTTCTCGTTCGGAGAAACTTGCCCCTTGATTTCCTTTGGGAGAGCTTTTTTGAG AATGTTGATAGGGCAaatttttcaatatatatacattCTGAGCCAAATTTCGTGTTTGATGAATCTGCAACAAGATCGGCCATCTTTTTCGACCGGCAACTGAGAAAAAACATTAAG GTAGCCTGGGGAGAAGCAAGTATGATTCAAGCTGAGAGGTTACTTTTTGAAGAAGCCCTTCAGGATCCTGCAAATCAAAGATTTGTACTTCTATCAGACAG CTGTGTCCCTCTGTACAACTTCAGCTATATCTACCACTATCTCATGGGTTCTCCAAGAAGTTTTGTGGACAG CTTTCTTGACAAAAAAGATGTTCGCTACAATCCAAAGATGTCTCCAGCTATACCAAAGCAGAAATGGCGGAAAGGATCGCAG TGGGTCACGTTAATTCGAAGTCATGCTGAAGAAGTTGTTGATGATGAAATCGTTTTTCCCATCTTCAAGAAGTTCTGTAAG AGGCGCCCGCCAGTTGATGCAAGTAAGGGCAGGAAGAATCTT AAGCTTCAGAAACAGCACAACTGTATACCAGATGAACACTACGTGCAGACATTACTAGCA ATGAAAGATCTTGAAACTGAACTCGAAAGAAGAACAGTTACCTACACTGTATGGAACCAATCCACAACAAACACGGATAATGGTGGTTGGCATCCTTTCACATTTAGCTACGCAAATGCAGGAtcagaacaaataaaaagaataaag GATATCGACCACGTATACTATGAAACAGAATACAGGACAGAGTGGTGCAGTAACAATTCCACGTCTGTTCCCTGTTTTTTATTCGCAAGGAAATTTTCTCAAGGAGCTGCGATGCGCCTTTTGAGTCAAGGAGTAGTCGGTAACTTTGATGTGTCTGCATTACTGGATGCACCACCCTGA